The following proteins are co-located in the Flammeovirga kamogawensis genome:
- the gyrB gene encoding DNA topoisomerase (ATP-hydrolyzing) subunit B → MEEKKDNYSAGNIQVLEGLEAVRKRPAMYIGDIGVKGLHHLIWEVVDNSIDEAMAGYCTDIYVTINEDNSVTVSDNGRGIPTGMHPKEKKSALEVVMTVLHAGGKFDKDTYKVSGGLHGVGVSCVNALSTDLKVTVNSRDGKVYQQEYKTGIPQYDVKVVGETDTHGTTVQFWPDLSIFTVGVYNYDTVASRIRELSYLNAGLTIHLQDRREKDDEGNFIGETFHSEGGLSEYVMYLDSTRQTLLPNPIFMEGEKANIQVQVAMTYNTSYSEHVYSYVNNINTYEGGTHVAGFRRSLTRTLKSYADSTGLLDKVKVDISGDDFREGLTAIISVKVPEPQFEGQTKTKLGNSEVSGAVDSAVTETLKTYLEEHPKEAKNIVQKVITAAQARHAARKAREMVQRKNVLTGTGLPGKLSDCSEKDPAACELYLVEGDSAGGSAKQGRDRMFQAILPLKGKILNVEKAQEHKIYDNEEIKNIITALGVRFGTENDEKELNLEKLRYHKIIIMTDADIDGSHIRTLILTLFFRYMKPLIEQGYLYIAQPPFYLVKKGKQEKYCWSEDDRLRAIQELGGDEGKVSIQRYKGLGEMNPEQLWHTTMDPEFRSMSRVDIESAAEADHLFSMLMGDEVAPRRDFIERNARYAKVDA, encoded by the coding sequence ATGGAAGAAAAGAAAGACAATTATTCAGCCGGTAATATCCAAGTCCTTGAAGGATTGGAAGCAGTTCGTAAAAGACCAGCCATGTACATTGGTGACATTGGTGTTAAAGGTCTTCATCATTTAATATGGGAAGTTGTAGATAACTCCATTGATGAAGCAATGGCTGGTTATTGTACAGATATATATGTTACTATTAACGAAGACAATTCTGTAACTGTCTCAGATAATGGTAGAGGTATTCCTACAGGAATGCACCCTAAAGAGAAAAAATCTGCTTTAGAGGTTGTAATGACTGTATTACATGCTGGTGGTAAATTTGACAAAGATACTTATAAGGTTTCTGGTGGTCTACATGGTGTGGGTGTTTCATGTGTAAACGCACTTTCTACGGACCTAAAAGTTACTGTAAATAGTAGAGATGGTAAAGTTTACCAACAAGAATATAAAACGGGTATTCCGCAATATGATGTTAAAGTAGTTGGAGAAACAGATACACACGGTACAACCGTTCAATTCTGGCCTGACCTTTCTATTTTTACTGTTGGTGTATATAATTATGATACTGTAGCTTCAAGAATTAGAGAGTTATCTTACTTGAATGCAGGTTTAACTATACACTTACAAGATAGACGAGAAAAAGATGACGAAGGAAATTTCATTGGTGAAACTTTCCATTCTGAAGGTGGTCTTTCTGAATATGTAATGTACCTTGATAGTACTCGTCAAACACTCCTACCAAATCCAATTTTTATGGAAGGAGAAAAAGCAAATATTCAAGTGCAAGTTGCAATGACTTACAATACTTCATATTCTGAGCATGTTTACTCTTATGTAAACAATATTAATACTTATGAAGGTGGTACGCACGTTGCAGGTTTTAGACGTTCATTAACAAGAACTTTAAAATCTTATGCAGATTCGACTGGTTTACTTGATAAAGTCAAAGTTGATATTTCTGGAGATGACTTTAGAGAAGGCTTAACAGCAATTATTTCTGTTAAAGTACCAGAACCTCAATTTGAAGGTCAAACAAAAACAAAATTAGGTAACTCTGAAGTATCTGGTGCAGTAGATTCTGCCGTAACAGAAACTCTAAAAACATATTTAGAAGAGCATCCTAAAGAAGCAAAAAATATAGTTCAGAAAGTTATTACTGCTGCTCAAGCACGTCATGCTGCTAGAAAAGCAAGAGAGATGGTACAACGTAAGAATGTTCTTACTGGTACTGGTCTTCCTGGTAAATTAAGTGACTGTTCTGAAAAAGATCCTGCTGCATGTGAGTTATACCTAGTCGAAGGGGACTCTGCAGGTGGTTCTGCAAAACAAGGTCGTGATAGAATGTTCCAAGCAATTCTTCCATTAAAAGGTAAAATCCTTAATGTTGAAAAAGCTCAAGAGCACAAAATCTATGACAACGAAGAAATCAAAAACATTATCACTGCTCTTGGTGTACGTTTTGGTACTGAAAATGATGAAAAAGAACTTAATTTAGAAAAATTACGTTATCACAAAATCATTATCATGACCGATGCGGATATTGATGGTAGTCATATTAGAACCTTGATTTTAACTTTGTTCTTCCGTTATATGAAACCTCTAATCGAACAAGGATATTTATATATTGCACAACCTCCATTCTACTTAGTGAAGAAAGGTAAGCAAGAAAAATATTGTTGGTCTGAAGACGATAGATTAAGAGCGATTCAAGAATTAGGTGGCGACGAAGGAAAAGTAAGTATACAACGTTATAAAGGTCTTGGTGAAATGAACCCAGAACAATTATGGCATACTACTATGGATCCTGAGTTCAGATCAATGTCTCGTGTAGATATCGAATCTGCAGCAGAAGCTGATCATTTATTCTCAATGCTTATGGGTGATGAAGTTGCTCCTCGAAGAGACTTTATCGAACGTAATGCTCGTTATGCAAAAGTTGATGCTTAA
- a CDS encoding oligosaccharide flippase family protein yields MFKKLLSDTVIYGLTTMLMKLINYLLVPLHTEVFTPDSFGIVSYFYAYAVLFNIIYTYGMETTYFRYATKKDDGGQAFNYIQTSLLLTSILFSSLLWFFAPHISDLLGYANSEVYVRFFALLFAIDTMLVIPFANLRILGKAKRFASLKLTEALLTYALNYFFLVTCKEIYTNGEHGVLTDLVRQFYDPNFGLGYTFLANLITKAGIMILLFDKFLEIKLRWSWSKMKPYLQYGFPLVFSGIAFAINEVSDRQLLKLLLPDHFYSFGGADYAIGIYSANYKLSIFITLAVTAYKYAAEPFFFATADSKNSPKVFANVMYYFVIVLMMMVLVVVANLSWIAPIFIRSSSYLVGLPVVPILLMANVFLGMYYNLSVWFKVTDQTKYGAYISFIGAAITIGLNTLLIPIIGFYGSAIATLSCYFTMMVLAYVLGQKYYPIPYNVKMISFYIVLTGIFVLLITFLKFDTFAENFIVHNSIFALFLIIIAFVERKFIKQTVNTLRNKLLKK; encoded by the coding sequence ATGTTTAAAAAATTATTATCAGATACAGTTATTTATGGGCTAACAACTATGCTCATGAAACTGATTAATTACCTTCTAGTACCACTACATACGGAAGTTTTTACACCAGATAGTTTTGGTATTGTTTCTTATTTTTATGCTTATGCAGTTCTTTTTAATATCATATATACTTATGGTATGGAGACAACTTATTTTAGGTACGCTACAAAAAAAGATGATGGAGGACAAGCATTTAATTATATACAGACTTCATTACTTTTAACTTCTATATTATTTTCTTCATTATTATGGTTTTTTGCCCCTCATATTTCGGATTTATTAGGGTATGCTAATAGTGAAGTCTATGTGCGATTTTTTGCTTTACTTTTTGCAATAGATACAATGTTAGTTATCCCTTTTGCTAACCTAAGAATATTGGGGAAAGCGAAGAGGTTTGCATCATTAAAACTTACAGAAGCACTTTTGACATATGCCTTGAATTATTTCTTTTTAGTAACTTGTAAAGAGATTTATACCAATGGCGAACATGGTGTATTAACTGATTTAGTAAGACAATTTTATGATCCTAATTTTGGTTTAGGATATACTTTTTTAGCGAATCTAATTACTAAAGCAGGAATAATGATTTTACTTTTTGATAAGTTCCTTGAAATTAAATTAAGATGGTCTTGGAGTAAAATGAAACCGTATCTTCAATATGGTTTTCCATTAGTTTTCTCTGGAATTGCGTTTGCAATAAATGAGGTCTCCGACAGACAATTATTAAAACTTTTGTTACCAGATCACTTTTATAGTTTTGGAGGGGCTGATTATGCAATAGGAATTTATTCTGCAAATTATAAACTATCAATTTTTATAACATTAGCTGTTACAGCTTATAAATACGCAGCGGAACCATTTTTCTTTGCAACTGCAGATTCTAAAAACTCACCAAAAGTTTTTGCCAATGTTATGTATTACTTTGTCATAGTATTAATGATGATGGTACTGGTTGTTGTGGCTAATTTATCATGGATAGCACCAATTTTTATAAGAAGTTCATCCTATTTAGTAGGGTTGCCAGTAGTGCCTATTTTATTAATGGCCAATGTCTTTTTAGGAATGTATTATAATCTGTCTGTTTGGTTTAAAGTAACAGATCAAACAAAATATGGTGCTTATATTAGTTTTATTGGTGCAGCTATAACAATTGGATTAAATACATTGTTAATTCCTATTATTGGTTTTTATGGTTCGGCAATTGCTACGTTAAGTTGTTATTTTACAATGATGGTTTTAGCTTATGTGTTAGGCCAAAAATACTATCCTATTCCTTATAATGTAAAAATGATCTCATTTTATATTGTATTAACAGGGATATTCGTACTTTTGATCACATTTTTAAAATTTGATACATTTGCTGAAAATTTTATTGTACATAATTCTATTTTCGCTTTATTCCTGATCATAATTGCTTTTGTAGAAAGAAAATTTATCAAGCAAACTGTAAATACATTAAGAAACAAACTTTTAAAGAAATAA
- a CDS encoding OmpA family protein, which translates to MYKYLLSTLLFSLFFQMSFGQGVTSNPLILKLSGYDLIYSESKFDDIEFPMSEVDIIPLSGEKIFATFKYGKDNNYKHPSSSQIIQTYFDKVKSLRGKPLYKGENYGSFQVKSNAKKFWCVIETHENGASYTVTIIEQEKIQEAETAQEMLELLKEKGTVDLYFQFATGSATLSKASYQTINELATLLKRYAPKLKLSIEGHTDNIGSTTANKKLSLQRAVAVKKQLVIKGVDTNRLETIGWGSERPIASNDDEKGRLRNRRVSIKAIN; encoded by the coding sequence ATGTATAAATACCTTTTATCTACTCTTTTATTTTCATTATTTTTTCAAATGTCCTTTGGGCAAGGGGTAACATCAAATCCTTTGATATTAAAATTAAGTGGTTATGATTTAATATATAGCGAATCAAAATTTGATGACATAGAGTTCCCAATGAGTGAAGTAGATATTATTCCATTATCTGGAGAGAAAATATTTGCAACTTTTAAATATGGAAAAGACAATAACTATAAACACCCATCAAGTTCACAAATAATTCAAACGTATTTTGATAAAGTGAAATCGCTAAGGGGGAAACCTTTGTATAAAGGAGAAAATTATGGTTCTTTTCAAGTAAAATCAAATGCAAAAAAGTTTTGGTGTGTTATAGAAACGCATGAAAATGGAGCATCTTATACGGTGACTATTATTGAACAAGAAAAAATACAAGAAGCTGAAACAGCCCAAGAAATGCTTGAACTTTTGAAAGAAAAAGGAACAGTAGATTTGTATTTTCAGTTTGCCACAGGTAGTGCAACGCTGTCAAAAGCATCATATCAAACTATCAATGAGTTAGCAACTTTATTAAAAAGATATGCTCCTAAGCTAAAATTAAGTATAGAAGGACATACCGATAATATTGGTAGTACTACTGCAAATAAAAAACTTTCTTTACAAAGAGCTGTTGCAGTAAAGAAACAACTTGTAATAAAAGGTGTAGATACCAACAGGCTAGAAACTATTGGATGGGGTTCTGAAAGGCCTATTGCATCAAATGATGACGAAAAGGGACGACTTCGAAATCGAAGAGTTTCCATTAAAGCTATCAACTAA
- the dut gene encoding dUTP diphosphatase: MKIKVINSGHHALPKYETELSAGLDLRAVLQESITLSPLERKLIPTGLHIELPQGYEAQVRPRSGLAYKYGLTVLNSPGTVDADYRGEIKVLLVNLSNEAFEVKDGERIAQLIVAKHEVVEWVPSEELSNTERGAGGYGSTGKK; the protein is encoded by the coding sequence ATGAAAATAAAAGTAATAAATAGCGGACATCACGCTTTACCTAAATACGAGACAGAATTGTCTGCAGGATTAGATTTAAGAGCTGTCCTTCAAGAGTCAATTACATTATCACCTCTTGAGAGAAAATTAATTCCTACAGGTTTACATATTGAACTCCCTCAAGGATATGAAGCACAAGTTCGCCCAAGAAGTGGTCTTGCATATAAATATGGCTTAACAGTTCTAAATTCCCCAGGAACTGTTGATGCTGATTATAGAGGTGAGATTAAAGTATTATTAGTTAATCTTTCTAATGAAGCATTTGAAGTGAAAGATGGAGAAAGAATTGCTCAACTTATTGTGGCTAAACACGAAGTAGTTGAATGGGTTCCTTCAGAAGAACTTTCAAATACAGAAAGAGGAGCCGGTGGTTACGGAAGTACTGGAAAAAAATAA
- a CDS encoding enoyl-CoA hydratase-related protein: MDYQNLLLEKNDGLLIITINRESKLNALNSKTLGELKEAFQIAYDDDSVRAVIITGKGQKAFVAGADISELKDLNELNARKFSEEGQEIFNGIENCTKPVIAAVNGFALGGGCELALACHIRIASVNAKFGLPEVTLGIIPGYGGTQRLPLLVGKGIANEMILTGEMITAERASIMNLVNLVVPQEELLPRAIEMAKKILNKAPIAVSHVIDCINASHSSKNGYQTEANAFSSAIKTEDFIEGTAAFLEKRKPNFQGK, from the coding sequence ATGGATTACCAAAACCTTCTTTTAGAAAAGAATGATGGTTTGCTTATTATTACTATTAATAGAGAAAGCAAACTTAATGCATTAAACTCAAAAACTTTAGGAGAGCTAAAAGAAGCTTTTCAAATTGCATATGATGATGATAGTGTAAGAGCTGTTATTATTACAGGGAAGGGACAAAAAGCATTTGTTGCCGGAGCTGATATTTCTGAACTAAAAGATTTAAACGAATTAAATGCTAGAAAATTTTCAGAAGAAGGTCAAGAGATCTTTAATGGAATAGAAAATTGCACAAAACCTGTAATCGCAGCCGTAAATGGTTTTGCTTTAGGTGGAGGGTGCGAATTAGCATTAGCTTGTCATATTAGAATAGCATCTGTGAATGCTAAATTTGGTTTGCCAGAAGTAACATTAGGAATTATTCCCGGCTATGGTGGTACTCAAAGATTACCGCTACTTGTTGGTAAAGGTATTGCTAACGAAATGATTTTAACTGGTGAAATGATAACGGCCGAACGTGCTAGTATTATGAATCTAGTTAATTTAGTAGTACCGCAGGAAGAGTTGTTGCCTAGGGCAATTGAAATGGCTAAAAAAATATTAAATAAAGCTCCAATTGCTGTGTCACATGTTATAGATTGTATTAATGCTTCACATTCGAGTAAAAATGGATACCAAACAGAGGCAAATGCATTTTCGAGTGCTATAAAAACAGAAGATTTTATAGAGGGAACAGCGGCATTTTTAGAAAAAAGAAAACCTAATTTCCAAGGGAAATAA
- a CDS encoding tetratricopeptide repeat protein has protein sequence MKSFFFLLIVSVPLIFQFNVSNVFAENTINDEVEYYTPYLKKLLSPPSSETLPQILKDTKYINNVLLVKGLVEVKEHSYWNAFWTLKKSYTSAYKNHLNIKTDTANALVVGIIATTLEVIPSDYHWIRNLLGFTPPVDSPKELIKRGKNSSDSFLRFEAYTAQLLLNAFIYKNQDKVNKLAKEYAQLYGNYDVGKCVLAWSYFKNHEPGKAYFYVTNMSRKSNNWFGYKEYLSGASAFYAQKNTLSKNHFHNYLKKYSTDYVKSIYYQLYLMKWFNNSDEKELEKIRSNIENKGTLNLNVDKYAYSFAIQKMTPNKEIYRSRILFDAGQYNASVETLINIDSKNLNRNDKLEYNYRFARSKHALKDTSLAIKYYLNVLELADDKPKEYYPANSALNLGKLYEGKGDLTNAKIFYNKAKSFPKHTYKNSIDSEAKRRLNTL, from the coding sequence ATGAAGAGTTTTTTTTTCCTTTTAATAGTTTCTGTCCCTTTAATTTTTCAATTTAACGTTAGTAATGTTTTTGCCGAAAACACAATTAACGATGAAGTTGAGTATTATACCCCCTACCTCAAAAAGTTATTATCGCCTCCTTCATCAGAAACATTACCTCAGATTTTAAAAGATACAAAATACATCAATAATGTTTTATTAGTAAAAGGATTAGTTGAAGTTAAAGAACATTCGTACTGGAACGCATTCTGGACTCTGAAGAAGTCTTACACTTCTGCTTACAAAAACCATTTGAACATTAAAACAGACACTGCAAATGCATTGGTAGTTGGCATTATCGCAACTACTTTAGAAGTTATCCCTTCAGATTATCATTGGATTAGAAATTTATTAGGGTTCACCCCCCCTGTAGATTCACCAAAAGAGCTCATTAAAAGAGGTAAGAACAGTTCTGATAGCTTTTTGCGTTTTGAAGCATATACCGCACAATTACTACTGAATGCATTTATATATAAAAACCAAGATAAAGTAAATAAGCTTGCAAAAGAATATGCTCAATTATATGGCAATTATGATGTAGGGAAATGTGTATTAGCTTGGAGCTACTTTAAGAATCATGAACCTGGTAAAGCATATTTTTACGTGACAAATATGAGTCGTAAATCAAATAATTGGTTTGGTTACAAAGAGTATTTATCTGGAGCAAGTGCTTTTTATGCTCAAAAAAATACACTTTCAAAAAATCATTTTCATAATTACTTAAAAAAATACTCTACGGATTACGTTAAAAGCATTTATTATCAATTGTATTTAATGAAATGGTTTAACAATTCAGATGAAAAAGAATTAGAAAAAATAAGATCCAATATTGAAAATAAAGGAACATTAAATTTGAATGTTGACAAGTATGCCTATTCTTTTGCTATTCAAAAAATGACTCCTAATAAAGAAATTTATCGTTCCAGAATCTTATTTGATGCAGGACAATACAATGCATCTGTTGAGACATTAATTAATATAGATTCTAAAAATTTGAACAGAAATGATAAATTAGAATATAATTATCGTTTTGCACGATCAAAACATGCATTAAAAGATACTTCTTTAGCAATAAAGTATTATCTTAATGTGTTGGAATTAGCAGATGATAAACCAAAAGAATATTATCCTGCAAATTCAGCATTAAACTTAGGTAAGTTATATGAAGGCAAAGGTGATTTGACAAACGCAAAGATTTTTTACAATAAAGCTAAGTCATTTCCTAAGCACACTTATAAAAATAGCATAGATTCAGAAGCAAAACGAAGATTAAACACTTTGTAA
- a CDS encoding tetratricopeptide repeat protein codes for MNRLFYFLILLMFFSCDKNATRNQAFIKGRDALKEKKYKTAETQLLIAIEEDAQFSEAWNNLGIAYYEQGETKKALIMYEKALSIDSCLTDAYQNKANALYRLGEINKAVFTLTDGLKCDNLNYSLLLNRATLNQQQNNYELALKDLNLCLKINGLDDVLLTNLGYCYYSLDKLDSAFHYSIQAIEINANRHEAINNLGMIALKNKKMNQAYKYFLKSVEQDPQNILYRLNLSKVAISLKNYDSACKNAKMADYYDEGNRQALNYILKSCVFTMEINDFFNFCYKLYQKGNVSVFNTPLLELKNNDQNGKYCELLKLIKEKNIKIDHDLLSKCK; via the coding sequence ATGAACAGATTATTTTACTTTCTTATACTTCTGATGTTTTTTAGTTGCGATAAAAATGCAACACGTAATCAAGCTTTTATAAAAGGGAGAGATGCATTAAAAGAGAAAAAGTATAAAACTGCAGAAACGCAATTATTGATAGCGATAGAAGAAGATGCACAATTTTCTGAAGCATGGAATAATTTAGGTATTGCTTATTATGAACAAGGTGAAACAAAAAAAGCATTGATAATGTATGAAAAAGCATTGTCAATTGATAGTTGTCTTACAGATGCTTATCAAAATAAAGCCAATGCACTTTACAGATTAGGAGAAATTAATAAGGCAGTTTTTACACTCACAGACGGTTTGAAATGTGATAATCTAAATTACAGTTTACTTTTAAATCGAGCAACATTAAACCAGCAACAAAATAATTATGAATTAGCGTTAAAAGATTTGAATTTATGTTTGAAAATTAATGGGCTAGATGATGTTCTATTAACTAATTTGGGATATTGCTATTATAGTTTAGACAAATTAGATTCAGCTTTTCATTATTCTATTCAAGCAATAGAAATCAATGCGAATAGACATGAGGCAATTAATAACCTTGGCATGATTGCTTTAAAGAATAAGAAAATGAATCAAGCATATAAATATTTCTTAAAATCTGTTGAACAAGATCCTCAAAATATTTTATATCGATTAAACTTAAGCAAAGTAGCGATAAGCCTTAAAAACTATGATAGTGCTTGTAAAAATGCTAAAATGGCAGACTATTATGATGAAGGAAATAGACAAGCACTAAACTATATTTTAAAATCCTGTGTTTTCACAATGGAAATAAACGATTTTTTCAATTTTTGTTACAAATTATATCAAAAAGGAAATGTATCTGTATTTAATACACCTCTTTTAGAATTAAAGAATAATGATCAAAATGGAAAATATTGTGAATTATTGAAGTTGATTAAAGAAAAAAACATTAAAATTGATCACGATTTATTATCAAAATGTAAATAA
- a CDS encoding tetratricopeptide repeat protein — translation MSKNLVSVRAVIFMIILSFFAFDNNVLAQRKKKKKKKKEKDIPVVSIEEPSKKEKRKSEELFVYAVNEYLLEEYEQSLQLLEKCNELTPKNDGIKYQTALCYQKLEQYQRSQQFAKRALELDPENQYYYKLVAQNYEVLGLYKDALQVLHKQIEVTGGDEEAYFQIAMLYLQMGSPRNAIEFFDIGEEKYGINDVIVRQKQRIYIRLGDLDAALEEGNKLIEAYPDDLEFKYSQVRLLLGNNRTDEAVEMLEPILKNYPNEGEGHFLLATIYRNQGESEKYYEELKIAFASEDPLSDEKFNILAGYLQFTYNEKKRKEGEELILIALEAHPNDAKILAIYGDFQISLKKFDEARKFYLESLVKNPDNFKVWQQVLSIDWELQETDSVITHSDLALEYFPNQAILYFYNGSSKLFKKEYEEAEVMLNQGLQVVVDPSLKVQFNAQLGDTYYKLDEYKKAFAKYEEVLKVDPMNIYVLNNYSYFLSLRKENLSKAEEMSHQTVLAEPENDTYLDTYGWVLFVAGKYAEAKDVLSKAAAITKSGTVIEHYGDVLFKLGEVDKAVEQWEKAKELGGDDLSDSLDKKIKNKKYYE, via the coding sequence ATGAGCAAAAACTTGGTTAGTGTCCGTGCGGTAATTTTTATGATTATCTTAAGCTTTTTTGCTTTTGATAATAACGTTTTAGCACAACGTAAAAAGAAGAAAAAAAAGAAAAAAGAAAAAGATATTCCTGTAGTGAGTATCGAAGAACCTTCTAAAAAAGAGAAAAGGAAATCTGAAGAATTATTTGTTTATGCAGTAAATGAATATCTTCTAGAAGAATATGAACAATCATTACAATTACTTGAAAAATGTAATGAATTGACACCGAAAAATGATGGTATTAAATATCAAACTGCTTTATGTTATCAAAAACTTGAACAATATCAGAGGTCTCAGCAATTTGCAAAAAGGGCTCTAGAACTTGATCCTGAAAATCAATACTATTATAAATTAGTAGCTCAAAATTACGAAGTTTTAGGTTTGTATAAAGATGCACTGCAGGTGCTACATAAACAAATTGAAGTTACTGGAGGTGATGAAGAAGCATATTTTCAAATAGCAATGCTTTATCTTCAAATGGGATCACCTCGCAATGCAATTGAATTTTTTGATATTGGTGAAGAAAAATATGGTATTAATGATGTTATTGTTCGTCAAAAGCAACGTATTTATATCAGATTAGGTGATTTAGATGCTGCATTAGAGGAAGGGAATAAATTAATAGAAGCGTACCCTGACGATTTAGAGTTTAAGTACTCTCAAGTAAGATTATTACTTGGTAATAATAGAACTGATGAAGCAGTTGAAATGTTAGAACCTATTTTGAAGAATTACCCAAATGAAGGTGAAGGCCATTTTCTTTTAGCCACAATCTATAGAAATCAAGGTGAATCTGAAAAGTACTATGAAGAATTAAAAATAGCTTTTGCAAGTGAAGACCCTTTATCTGATGAAAAATTTAATATTCTTGCTGGATATTTACAGTTTACTTATAATGAGAAAAAACGTAAAGAAGGCGAGGAGCTTATTTTAATTGCTCTAGAAGCGCATCCTAATGATGCGAAAATTTTAGCAATTTATGGTGATTTTCAGATATCACTTAAAAAGTTTGATGAAGCTCGAAAGTTTTATCTTGAGTCGCTAGTAAAGAATCCAGATAATTTTAAAGTTTGGCAACAAGTTTTATCAATAGATTGGGAATTGCAGGAGACAGACTCTGTTATTACACATTCAGATCTAGCATTAGAATATTTCCCAAATCAGGCAATATTATATTTCTATAACGGTTCTTCAAAACTATTTAAAAAAGAATATGAAGAAGCTGAAGTAATGTTGAATCAAGGTTTACAAGTAGTTGTAGATCCTAGCCTTAAAGTTCAGTTTAATGCTCAATTAGGAGATACGTATTATAAACTAGATGAATATAAGAAGGCTTTTGCTAAGTACGAAGAGGTACTTAAGGTTGATCCAATGAATATTTATGTTTTAAATAACTACAGCTATTTCTTATCTCTTAGAAAAGAGAATTTAAGTAAAGCAGAAGAAATGTCTCATCAAACTGTTTTAGCTGAACCAGAAAATGATACTTACCTTGATACTTATGGATGGGTTTTATTTGTTGCTGGAAAATATGCTGAAGCAAAAGATGTATTATCTAAAGCAGCAGCAATTACAAAAAGTGGAACCGTGATAGAACATTATGGAGATGTACTCTTTAAACTTGGTGAAGTTGATAAAGCTGTTGAACAATGGGAAAAAGCAAAAGAATTAGGAGGAGATGATTTGAGTGATTCACTCGATAAAAAAATCAAAAACAAAAAATATTACGAATAA
- a CDS encoding sugar phosphate nucleotidyltransferase — MKIIVPMAGRGSRLRPHTLTTPKPLVKIAGKPIVHRLVEDLASMSDEVLEEIAFVIGDFGDTVVKELLEIAESLGAKGTIYYQDEPLGTAHAILCAADSMDGNIIVAFADTLFKADFSIDKFEDGIIYTQKVEDPSAFGVVKLNSEGVITDFVEKPEEFVSDQAIIGIYYFKEGERLRDELQYLVDNNIMNDGEYQLTGALENLKAKGARLKPGTVEEWLDCGNKDAIVNTNQRYLTYIQEQELVHDSAQLDNVVLVSPVYVGKNVKISNAVVGPYVSVGDNTIIENSVVQNSIVQEDTDIRRVNIENSVVGNHVVYRGRAKDLSIGDFTSVKE; from the coding sequence ATGAAAATCATTGTCCCAATGGCAGGTCGTGGATCTAGGTTAAGACCACACACTTTAACAACTCCTAAACCTTTAGTTAAAATTGCAGGTAAACCAATCGTTCATCGTTTAGTAGAAGATTTAGCTTCTATGTCTGATGAAGTGCTTGAGGAAATTGCATTTGTTATTGGTGATTTTGGCGATACTGTAGTTAAAGAACTATTAGAAATTGCTGAATCTTTAGGAGCAAAGGGAACTATATATTATCAAGACGAACCACTAGGAACTGCTCATGCAATTTTGTGTGCTGCAGATAGTATGGATGGTAACATTATTGTTGCATTTGCAGATACTTTATTCAAAGCTGATTTTTCTATTGATAAATTTGAAGATGGTATTATTTACACTCAAAAAGTAGAAGACCCGTCTGCTTTTGGCGTAGTGAAATTAAATTCTGAAGGTGTAATCACTGACTTTGTTGAAAAACCTGAAGAGTTTGTTTCAGATCAAGCAATTATTGGTATTTACTACTTCAAAGAAGGTGAACGTCTTCGTGATGAACTTCAATATTTAGTAGATAATAACATCATGAATGATGGTGAATATCAATTAACTGGTGCTTTAGAAAATCTAAAAGCTAAAGGAGCTAGATTAAAGCCAGGTACTGTTGAAGAGTGGTTAGATTGTGGAAATAAAGATGCAATTGTAAACACAAACCAACGTTACCTTACATATATACAAGAACAAGAACTTGTTCACGATTCAGCTCAACTAGACAATGTTGTTTTAGTTAGCCCTGTTTACGTAGGTAAAAATGTGAAAATTAGTAATGCAGTTGTTGGTCCTTACGTTTCAGTAGGTGATAACACAATTATTGAAAACTCTGTAGTTCAAAATTCTATTGTTCAGGAAGACACTGATATCCGAAGAGTTAACATAGAAAACTCAGTTGTGGGTAATCATGTTGTTTATAGAGGAAGAGCAAAAGATTTAAGTATTGGTGATTTTACTTCTGTGAAAGAATAA